The Gadus macrocephalus chromosome 20, ASM3116895v1 genome includes a region encoding these proteins:
- the LOC132448897 gene encoding LOW QUALITY PROTEIN: SPEG neighbor protein-like (The sequence of the model RefSeq protein was modified relative to this genomic sequence to represent the inferred CDS: inserted 1 base in 1 codon; deleted 1 base in 1 codon; substituted 1 base at 1 genomic stop codon) produces TRHLVQSVVNIKGKRLVSFLFLFYSNLGYSIPFRSISFHSNLFNPILFHSIVFHCIYNFFPSHIPALGEGPTRIFQDLRDVVLREGSATELVGRTRVSASPDPFIVWTKNGQQLKEGPKHHYVFQDQDVVALVVRNGSLDSLWRYTVTIENPFGETYWSAXILVNASAKVSKGPGDVKAKTGXTVMLKAEISGERPADSSNMMTGEEYIRTLYCTGKHGP; encoded by the exons ACTAGACATCTAGTGCAGTCAGTTGTTAATATAAAGGGAAAACGATTGGTTTCTTTTCTGTTCTTATTCTATTCTAATCTAGGTTATTCCATTCCATTCCGTTCCATTTCATTCCATTCCAATCTATTCAACCCCATTCTATTCCATTCCATTGTTTTCCATTGCATATATAATTTCTTCCCATCCCACATCCCAGCCCTGGGAGAAGGGCCCACCAGGATCTTCCAGGACCTGAGGGATGTGGTTCTCCGGGAGGGCAGCGCTACCGAGTTGGTGGGTCGGACTCGGGTCAGCGCCTCCCCTGACCCCTTCATTGTCTGGACCAAGAACGGCCAGCAGCTGAAAGAAGGACCCAAGCACCATTACGTCTTCCAGGACCAGGACGTGGTGGCGCTGGTGGTC AGGAATGGCTCGCTGGACAGTCTTTGGAGGTACACGGTCACCATCGAGAACCCCTTTGGAGAGACATATTGGTCAGCCTAAATCTTGGTCAATG CCTCAGCTAAGGTATCCAAAGGCCCCGGTGACGTGAAGGCCAAGACAG GAACGGTGATGCTGAAGGCTGAGATCAGTGGAGAACGCCCAGCCGACAGCTCCAATATGATGACAGGTGAAGAATACATAAGGACCTTATATTGTACAGGAAAGCATGGTCCATAA